A window of Deltaproteobacteria bacterium genomic DNA:
CCTGGAACGATGCGGCGACGTCCTCCCGCCGGGCGGACTGTCCTTCCCTGGATGCGAGGAACACCCGCAGGGCGGTCTTGAGGCCCGAAAAGGAGAAATCGGCCGAATCGCGGGAAAGCCACGCTCTCGGGAAGGCGAACCGCGCCGGATCGCCCTCCCGCGCAAGCCGGTCCATCGCCACACCGCCGGGATAGCCGAGTCCCAATTGCTTCGCCGCCTTGTCGAACGCCTCCCCTGCCGCGTCGTCGCGCGTCCCGCCAAGGAAGGCGACGGAGTCGAACCCTTCGACCCTGAAGAGCGAGGTGTGACCGCCCGAAACAAGGAGCGCGATGAAAGGAAATTCTACGCGGCGTTCAAGGCAAATGGCGAAGAGATGAGCCTCGAGATGATCCACGCCGACGATCGGCTTTTCCCACGAGTATGCGAGTGTTTTCGCGAAGCACAGGCCCACGAGCAGCGACCCGATGAGGCCGGGACCCGCCGTCGCCGCGACGCCGCCGATATCCTTCCGGCCCTTCCCGGCCTCGGCGAGCGCCGCCTCCACCACCGGGACGATCGACCGGATATGCTCACGCGACGCCAGCTCCGGGACCACGCCGCCGTAAACCTCGTGCACGGAAATCTGCGAAGACACAACGTTCGACAGCAGCCCGGCCTCCGAGTCGTAGACCGCCGCCGCGGTGTCGTCGCACGAACTCTCGATCCCCAGCACGCGCATCCCCTCACCTTACCACGTGCGCGGAAGTAGTCCAAAATGCGGCCGCCCGGCGAATAACGATAGCATGCGGGCTCGGCACGCCTCGCGGGGCTGCCCCTTTCGGGGGACGCCTTGCCCTGCCGTCCATGGCAGGGCTGCGGCTCGTGAGCTCCTCGCTCCGCCATCCATGGCTACCGCTTCGTCGCTCAACGCCCCCGAAGGGGCACCCCGCCTCGGCGGCTCGCCCGCGCAGTGGACGGACGGCCGCTCCTACGCATCCATGCGCCCGCGGCAGGCTGCCGTCCATGGCAGCGACGAGCCGTAGCCGCGGGGAGAGCATCCAACTCCGGCAGGGACCCGTCCTCCCGGGGCGCTAACAATACGTTGCCGTAACGATGGAGCGATTCCCTAAAGCGGTCTGTGGTCTACAGGATGTTCGCGGCGAGTTCGGCGAGGGGGGAGCGTTCGCCCTTGACCAGCATGACGTGCCCCGCGAGCATCTCCCCCTTGAACTTCTCTACGGTGCAGGAGAGCCCGTTGCTCGCGGAGTCCACGAAGGGGTTGTCTATCTGGTACGGGTCGCCCGTCAGGACGACCTTGCTGTTCTCCCCGGCGCGGGTGAGGATCGTCTTCACCTCGTGCGGGGTCAGGTTCTGAGCCTCGTCGATTATGATGTACTGGTTGGGTATCGACCGCCCGCGTATGTAGGTCAGCGGCTCGATTTCCAGGATGCCCAGGTTAATGAGCTCCTGGTATCCGCGCATCCCCTGGCGCTTCCGGCGGCTGAACCCGAAGAGATATTCCACGTTGTCGAAGATGGGCTGCATCCAGGGCTTCAGTTTCTCCTCCACGTCGCCCGGCAGAAACCCGATGTCCTTCCCCATCGGGAAGACCGGGCGGGAGACCAGCAGCCGCTGGTACACCTCGTCGTCGGAGGTCTTGCGAAGCCCCGCGGCGATCGCGAGCAGGGTTTTCCCCGTCCCCGCCTTTCCGGCAAGGGTTACGAGTTTCACCGTATCGTCAAGCAGGATGTCGA
This region includes:
- the tsaD gene encoding tRNA (adenosine(37)-N6)-threonylcarbamoyltransferase complex transferase subunit TsaD produces the protein MRVLGIESSCDDTAAAVYDSEAGLLSNVVSSQISVHEVYGGVVPELASREHIRSIVPVVEAALAEAGKGRKDIGGVAATAGPGLIGSLLVGLCFAKTLAYSWEKPIVGVDHLEAHLFAICLERRVEFPFIALLVSGGHTSLFRVEGFDSVAFLGGTRDDAAGEAFDKAAKQLGLGYPGGVAMDRLAREGDPARFAFPRAWLSRDSADFSFSGLKTALRVFLASREGQSARREDVAASFQEAIVEVLVGKAMTAAKKEGIPRVVFAGGVSANSRLRAMAEEEGARAGVEIHLPSKALCTDNAAMVAFLGERRLSGGRASGPDLNAYAASRFAR
- a CDS encoding PhoH family protein encodes the protein SLGLRAEDYESGRVEIEELYRGFREVEVGKSWIDAFYAGAESAPPEGVEELFPNEYLMLRSAGSNASALGRYDSSRKAVRHLPPFKEDVWGVRPRNKEQHFALDILLDDTVKLVTLAGKAGTGKTLLAIAAGLRKTSDDEVYQRLLVSRPVFPMGKDIGFLPGDVEEKLKPWMQPIFDNVEYLFGFSRRKRQGMRGYQELINLGILEIEPLTYIRGRSIPNQYIIIDEAQNLTPHEVKTILTRAGENSKVVLTGDPYQIDNPFVDSASNGLSCTVEKFKGEMLAGHVMLVKGERSPLAELAANIL